One Pseudalkalibacillus hwajinpoensis genomic window carries:
- a CDS encoding endonuclease domain-containing protein, with protein MLIFAILILVILIWPLNKIIDNTFEKVNLPLSQSKRVKCESPIERRLYDALVFNDYYVETQYTVGKYRIDLAIPPLKLAIECDGKEYHSFPHQKENDRRKDKYLRSEGWKVLRFTGRQINRNINAVLFKIEKHATLILKG; from the coding sequence ATGTTAATTTTTGCAATTTTAATCCTTGTGATTTTAATTTGGCCATTAAACAAAATAATTGATAATACATTCGAAAAAGTTAACCTTCCACTTTCACAATCAAAACGGGTGAAGTGCGAGTCACCAATCGAACGCCGTCTATATGATGCACTGGTTTTCAACGACTACTATGTTGAAACGCAATACACAGTAGGGAAGTATCGTATTGACTTAGCAATCCCTCCCCTCAAACTAGCTATAGAATGTGATGGAAAGGAATATCATTCATTTCCTCATCAGAAGGAAAACGACCGCCGGAAAGACAAATATTTGCGTTCTGAAGGTTGGAAGGTATTGCGGTTTACTGGACGACAAATAAACAGAAATATTAACGCTGTTTTATTTAAAATAGAAAAACATGCAACATTAATATTAAAAGGTTAA
- a CDS encoding restriction endonuclease, with protein MTTKVIKFVKTLNKETIIIGASVTYVIIILYGKQITKALLLTVLLLLLIKVAKKLYYFHFKKHTLTTDINDIDTMTGIEFEDYLADFFETKGYNIKLTPRSGDYGVDLILRKRRNKIAVQVKCYTSNIGVDAIQEVIAGRIYWRTKEAMVITNRYFTHNAKKLAKTSDVKLVDRDSLIKLIR; from the coding sequence ATGACAACTAAAGTAATAAAATTTGTAAAAACACTAAATAAAGAAACCATTATTATCGGGGCAAGTGTTACATACGTCATAATAATTCTATACGGTAAACAAATAACAAAAGCACTACTTCTTACTGTATTGTTATTACTTTTAATAAAGGTAGCTAAGAAGCTTTATTATTTTCATTTCAAAAAACACACTTTAACCACTGATATCAATGATATTGATACAATGACAGGTATAGAATTTGAAGATTATTTAGCTGATTTTTTCGAAACCAAAGGTTATAACATCAAGTTAACACCTCGTTCTGGAGATTATGGGGTTGATTTAATTTTACGTAAAAGACGTAACAAAATAGCAGTTCAAGTAAAATGTTATACAAGTAATATCGGGGTGGATGCAATTCAAGAAGTTATCGCTGGGCGCATTTATTGGCGCACTAAAGAAGCAATGGTTATTACAAACCGTTACTTTACCCATAACGCTAAAAAGTTAGCAAAAACATCTGATGTAAAATTAGTAGATAGGGACAGCTTAATAAAGCTTATAAGGTGA
- a CDS encoding pyruvate oxidase → MFRKNAGDVLMELLIDWNIDHIYGMPGDSINSIIESLRKVEDKIKFIQIRHEENGALAASSYAKLTGKIGVCTAIAGPGAIHLLNGLYDAKLDGAPLLAICGQVESDLMGIDYFQEVNLSRLFDDVAVYNQRITSAEQLPGVINQAIRTAYAKSGVAVITISDDVQKAEVEKGARFTSPVVIKPKFFPHQQDLIKAEALLRQSKKAVILAGKGARKASAELVEFAERMACPIVLSLPGKGVIPDKHPYCLGGLGLIGTKPAYEAMKEADTLILIGTSFPFTGFLPEKARTLQIDTNPVQIGKRYPIDVGLVGEAKETLKELLNVLQVKEDQTFLESCQGRMADWWGKMEKEEEVESVPIKPQSVVKALQDVTSSDAIISCDVGNVTVWMARHFRMTNQKFVISSWLATLGCGLPGAIAGKIAYPSRQVVAVCGDGGFTMTMNDFVTAVKYDLPMMVIILNNHKIAMIKFEQEVMGNAEFGTNLHNPNFAKYAESCGGVGIRVEKPEDLMPALKKAALQSKPCIVDVVVDANEAPLPSNLTFSQAKGYAQHMIKELFSEGKLDLPPL, encoded by the coding sequence TTGTTTAGAAAGAATGCAGGAGACGTTTTGATGGAATTGTTAATTGACTGGAACATAGATCATATCTATGGTATGCCTGGAGATTCCATTAATTCAATCATAGAATCATTAAGAAAAGTCGAGGATAAAATTAAATTTATCCAAATTCGCCACGAAGAGAATGGAGCATTGGCAGCTTCTTCCTATGCCAAGTTAACTGGTAAGATTGGAGTATGCACAGCCATCGCTGGTCCAGGAGCAATTCACTTACTTAACGGGCTTTATGATGCAAAATTGGATGGGGCACCTTTACTGGCTATTTGCGGGCAAGTGGAATCGGACCTTATGGGAATAGATTACTTCCAAGAAGTTAATCTTTCTCGCCTTTTTGATGATGTTGCCGTTTATAATCAGCGGATTACATCAGCTGAGCAGCTTCCAGGAGTGATAAATCAGGCAATTCGTACGGCGTATGCTAAAAGTGGCGTTGCTGTTATTACAATTTCCGATGATGTTCAGAAGGCTGAAGTTGAGAAGGGAGCTCGGTTTACAAGTCCCGTTGTTATCAAGCCTAAATTCTTTCCTCATCAACAAGATTTGATAAAAGCTGAAGCACTGCTTCGTCAGTCAAAAAAAGCAGTTATTTTAGCAGGAAAAGGAGCTAGGAAAGCCAGTGCAGAACTTGTGGAATTTGCTGAAAGAATGGCATGTCCCATAGTATTATCGTTACCTGGGAAAGGTGTTATTCCTGACAAGCATCCCTATTGCCTTGGAGGATTAGGGTTAATCGGGACAAAACCGGCTTATGAGGCGATGAAAGAAGCAGACACATTAATACTTATCGGGACGTCCTTTCCATTCACCGGATTTCTTCCTGAAAAAGCGAGAACTCTTCAAATCGATACGAACCCTGTTCAAATCGGCAAACGGTACCCAATCGATGTTGGTTTGGTAGGAGAAGCTAAAGAGACGCTAAAGGAATTATTAAATGTACTACAAGTAAAGGAAGACCAAACATTCTTAGAAAGTTGTCAGGGACGTATGGCCGATTGGTGGGGCAAGATGGAGAAGGAAGAAGAGGTGGAGAGTGTTCCGATTAAACCTCAAAGCGTGGTGAAAGCTTTACAAGATGTCACATCCAGTGATGCCATCATATCCTGTGATGTGGGGAACGTAACCGTATGGATGGCTCGACATTTCAGAATGACAAATCAGAAATTTGTTATCTCTAGCTGGCTAGCAACTCTTGGCTGTGGGCTTCCGGGTGCTATTGCTGGGAAAATTGCTTACCCATCAAGACAAGTAGTTGCTGTATGTGGAGATGGCGGGTTTACAATGACAATGAACGACTTTGTGACAGCCGTTAAATATGATTTGCCGATGATGGTCATCATTTTAAATAACCATAAGATTGCCATGATTAAATTTGAGCAAGAAGTAATGGGGAATGCTGAATTCGGAACAAATCTACACAATCCGAACTTTGCTAAATACGCAGAAAGTTGTGGGGGAGTAGGAATCCGAGTAGAAAAACCGGAAGATTTGATGCCAGCTCTAAAAAAAGCAGCACTTCAGTCAAAACCTTGTATTGTAGACGTTGTTGTGGATGCAAATGAAGCACCGCTTCCAAGTAACTTAACATTTAGCCAGGCAAAAGGCTATGCTCAGCATATGATAAAGGAATTGTTTTCTGAAGGGAAGCTTGATTTGCCCCCGTTATAA
- a CDS encoding ArsR/SmtB family transcription factor: MSEEVIKKASKDTCDTFCYDEVLVQRVQPEIEKVEGVELIFKALSDATRMKIAYALTLEKELCVCDVANIIGSTTATASHHLRLLRNMKLAKYRKEGKLVFYSLADNHVHQLVSIALLHSKEV; encoded by the coding sequence ATGAGTGAAGAGGTTATAAAAAAAGCTTCTAAAGATACATGTGATACGTTTTGTTACGATGAAGTACTTGTTCAACGAGTGCAACCAGAAATTGAAAAAGTGGAAGGGGTAGAGTTGATTTTCAAAGCTTTATCAGATGCCACACGTATGAAAATTGCGTATGCTTTAACCCTGGAGAAGGAACTTTGTGTTTGCGATGTGGCCAATATTATTGGCTCAACGACTGCCACTGCTTCTCATCATTTAAGATTATTGCGTAACATGAAGTTAGCCAAGTATCGCAAAGAAGGAAAACTTGTTTTTTATTCCTTGGCTGACAATCATGTTCATCAGTTAGTTTCGATTGCTTTACTACATTCAAAAGAAGTCTGA
- a CDS encoding heavy metal translocating P-type ATPase, with the protein MSRVEKETQASCCSSQPELNEISASSCCAEQEAFTSSSCCGNDTNTKEEHPESSSTCCSNRENKNEQIDAVNSEPKGQKPVEYKIDGMDCPSCAATIEKGLQKIKGIQWVQVNYGTGKMTVSANDRSVYNLVPDQVHKLGFKAEPLGKTKNMQTYKIEGMDCGSCAMTIEKHLSRNSNVQDVQVNFSTGKMQIDHTTNQNEIIKEVQRAGFDASLDSISNKSEGTSDKKGKGISTTTLSGILLAAGFMVSFTSVMPGLITSLYAASILIGGYKPAKSAFYAIKSGSLDMNVLMASAAIGAALIGEWFEGATVVWLFALGNTLQNRSIERTRESIRSLINLTPSEATVKSGDQLIRKPVEEVGVNDSIVIKPGEKVPLDGEVLTGTSSINQAPITGESLPVDKQQGDTVYAGTVNESGSIEVKVTKLVEDTTIAKIIHLVEEAQEKKAPTQAFVDRFANVYTPIVYTLALLIMVVPPLFGFGSWGEWVYKGLALLVVACPCALVISTPVAIVSAIGNAARNGVLIKGGTFLEKAGAIQAIAFDKTGTLTEGKPKVAEVISLQNNREELIGITRTIEEHSTHPIAQAITSYAVERNIGTKQGEDFKAIAGKGAQATINGIMYFAGNPKLFKDMEVPLHDIAERIDSLQRHGNTLVVVGTRTEVLGLIAVADTIRDITVQSIQKLKKIGMNEMVMLTGDNDGTAKKIAAETGVDRYFSELLPEDKVTAVKKLQAEGKRVAMVGDGINDAPALATADLGIAMGGAGTDTAMETADIVLMADNLEKLPHTIRLSRRAMNIIKQNVWFSLLTKLAALALIFPGFLTLWMAVLSDTGAALIVILNSMRLLRQK; encoded by the coding sequence ATGAGTCGTGTAGAAAAAGAGACACAAGCAAGTTGTTGCTCTAGTCAGCCGGAGCTTAATGAAATAAGCGCAAGTTCCTGCTGTGCTGAGCAAGAAGCTTTTACTTCTTCATCTTGCTGTGGAAATGATACAAACACCAAAGAAGAACATCCAGAAAGCTCTTCAACCTGTTGTAGTAACCGAGAAAATAAAAATGAACAAATTGACGCAGTGAATAGTGAGCCAAAAGGGCAGAAACCTGTGGAATACAAGATTGATGGAATGGATTGTCCTTCCTGTGCCGCAACCATTGAGAAAGGGTTACAAAAAATCAAAGGAATTCAGTGGGTTCAAGTTAATTATGGAACCGGGAAGATGACAGTGAGTGCTAATGATCGCTCTGTGTATAATCTAGTTCCTGATCAAGTGCATAAACTAGGCTTTAAAGCAGAGCCTTTAGGCAAAACCAAAAATATGCAAACGTATAAAATTGAAGGTATGGATTGTGGCTCTTGTGCGATGACAATTGAAAAGCATTTAAGTAGGAATTCAAATGTTCAAGATGTGCAGGTGAATTTTTCGACAGGAAAAATGCAAATTGATCATACAACAAATCAAAACGAAATTATCAAAGAAGTCCAAAGAGCCGGGTTTGATGCTTCATTAGATTCAATTAGTAACAAAAGTGAAGGAACTTCCGATAAAAAGGGAAAGGGGATCTCAACGACCACCCTATCCGGCATATTGCTGGCTGCTGGTTTTATGGTCTCATTTACTAGCGTAATGCCCGGCTTAATTACGTCATTATACGCTGCATCTATTCTGATTGGTGGATATAAACCGGCGAAAAGCGCCTTCTACGCTATTAAAAGTGGTTCCTTAGACATGAATGTTCTCATGGCCTCTGCCGCCATTGGGGCAGCCCTCATTGGCGAGTGGTTTGAAGGAGCAACGGTCGTATGGCTTTTCGCCTTAGGCAACACTTTACAAAACAGGTCGATTGAGCGTACAAGAGAATCGATTCGAAGCCTGATTAATCTCACTCCATCAGAAGCTACTGTTAAGTCTGGGGATCAGCTTATCCGAAAACCAGTAGAAGAGGTAGGAGTCAATGATTCGATCGTCATTAAACCCGGAGAGAAAGTTCCTCTGGATGGAGAAGTTTTAACAGGTACATCCAGTATCAACCAGGCCCCCATCACCGGGGAATCCTTGCCAGTAGATAAGCAACAGGGAGACACGGTTTATGCAGGTACAGTGAATGAAAGTGGTTCCATAGAAGTTAAGGTAACAAAATTAGTAGAAGATACAACGATTGCAAAAATCATTCATCTTGTAGAAGAAGCTCAGGAGAAAAAAGCACCAACTCAAGCGTTTGTGGATCGCTTTGCAAATGTCTACACTCCTATTGTCTATACTCTTGCTCTTCTTATCATGGTGGTACCGCCATTATTTGGATTCGGGTCATGGGGAGAGTGGGTCTATAAAGGCCTTGCTTTATTGGTAGTCGCTTGCCCTTGTGCATTGGTCATATCTACACCAGTGGCCATTGTATCTGCGATTGGAAATGCAGCTAGAAATGGCGTCCTAATCAAAGGGGGAACTTTCTTAGAAAAGGCTGGAGCTATTCAAGCAATTGCTTTTGATAAGACCGGGACCCTTACAGAAGGTAAACCAAAAGTTGCAGAAGTCATTTCTCTTCAAAACAATCGTGAAGAGTTAATTGGAATTACTCGAACCATTGAAGAACATTCCACGCATCCCATCGCTCAAGCCATCACGAGTTATGCTGTAGAGCGAAACATTGGTACTAAACAGGGGGAAGACTTTAAAGCTATTGCTGGTAAAGGTGCACAGGCTACAATTAATGGAATTATGTACTTTGCCGGTAATCCAAAATTGTTTAAAGACATGGAGGTCCCTCTTCATGACATAGCAGAGCGTATTGATTCATTACAACGCCACGGAAACACGCTTGTAGTGGTAGGTACTCGAACCGAGGTTCTAGGTCTCATTGCTGTTGCGGATACGATACGTGACATCACAGTTCAGTCCATTCAAAAACTCAAGAAAATTGGGATGAATGAAATGGTGATGTTGACAGGTGATAATGATGGAACAGCGAAAAAAATTGCGGCCGAAACAGGTGTCGATCGCTACTTCTCTGAGTTATTACCTGAAGATAAAGTGACCGCCGTAAAGAAGTTACAGGCGGAAGGTAAGCGTGTTGCTATGGTAGGAGACGGAATTAATGATGCTCCGGCCCTTGCGACAGCTGATCTTGGGATTGCCATGGGCGGCGCTGGAACGGATACAGCCATGGAAACTGCCGATATCGTCCTGATGGCAGATAATTTGGAAAAACTTCCGCATACGATTCGATTGAGTCGTAGAGCCATGAACATCATTAAGCAGAATGTTTGGTTTTCTCTGCTTACCAAGTTGGCAGCATTAGCCCTAATCTTTCCTGGATTTTTAACCTTATGGATGGCTGTGTTAAGTGACACCGGTGCTGCGCTAATCGTTATTCTTAACAGTATGAGGTTGTTAAGACAGAAATAG
- a CDS encoding class I SAM-dependent methyltransferase, with translation MMDFNTKNHWNKTIYKMWAPVYDNFFNSGKFRNARKRVFENVIFEKNKKILFVGVGTGADLEWFNHLESTVIGIDYSTEMLKQAKNKFKDTPIKFLQMDAQNMQFPNDSFDLVIGSLVLSVVQDANLCLKEMARVLKLEGHIIIFDKFSPKGKNLSPLTRIFRPIIMLLGTDIGVKFESLLEGNNKTLTVQEDEDVMFNGMYRKIVIKKSHH, from the coding sequence ATGATGGATTTTAATACGAAAAATCATTGGAATAAAACGATATATAAAATGTGGGCACCCGTTTATGACAACTTCTTTAATTCTGGGAAGTTTCGTAATGCTCGTAAAAGAGTGTTTGAGAATGTGATCTTCGAGAAGAATAAAAAAATCCTTTTTGTTGGAGTTGGGACCGGGGCAGACCTTGAATGGTTCAATCATCTTGAATCAACTGTTATAGGGATAGACTACTCTACTGAAATGTTAAAACAAGCTAAAAATAAATTCAAAGACACACCTATTAAGTTCTTACAAATGGATGCTCAGAATATGCAATTCCCTAACGATTCTTTTGATTTAGTGATTGGAAGCCTCGTTTTATCAGTAGTTCAAGATGCTAATCTATGTTTAAAAGAGATGGCAAGGGTTTTAAAACTAGAAGGTCATATCATAATCTTTGATAAATTTTCTCCAAAAGGTAAAAATCTATCACCTTTGACGAGAATCTTCAGACCTATCATCATGTTACTTGGCACAGATATAGGAGTAAAATTTGAGAGTCTGTTAGAAGGGAATAATAAAACTCTGACTGTACAAGAAGATGAGGATGTCATGTTTAATGGGATGTATAGAAAAATCGTTATTAAAAAATCGCATCATTAA
- a CDS encoding DUF4260 domain-containing protein gives MSKSLLHIEVLIVLLVSVYFYASIDASWWLVFLCLLVPDLSMLGYVINNSIGSTIYNFGHKYVIPLILIILSVILHQDLMLALCIIWVAHIGMDRTIGYGLKYPSNFKDTHLQKV, from the coding sequence ATGAGTAAATCATTATTACATATTGAAGTATTGATCGTCTTACTTGTTTCAGTGTATTTTTATGCCAGTATAGACGCGAGTTGGTGGCTAGTCTTCCTTTGTTTACTTGTACCAGATCTATCTATGTTGGGTTACGTGATTAATAACTCAATAGGTTCAACTATTTATAATTTTGGACATAAGTATGTCATTCCGTTAATACTTATCATTCTTAGTGTTATTTTACATCAAGATTTGATGTTGGCATTATGTATTATTTGGGTCGCACATATTGGAATGGATCGGACAATCGGCTACGGTTTAAAGTATCCAAGTAACTTTAAGGATACGCACTTACAAAAAGTTTAG
- the mntA gene encoding type VII toxin-antitoxin system MntA family adenylyltransferase antitoxin — protein sequence MEQLKSILNEQLTKEKARVYLFGSWARQEEKHSSDIDIAIESPSPISPFKWNKIIEQIEDSTIPYKVDLVDLHHAKEALVQQVKEEGILWKDYAND from the coding sequence TTGGAACAATTAAAATCGATTTTGAATGAGCAACTCACTAAGGAAAAAGCGCGTGTTTATTTATTTGGATCTTGGGCTCGCCAGGAGGAAAAACATAGTTCGGATATCGACATTGCCATTGAATCCCCTTCCCCGATCTCTCCATTTAAATGGAATAAAATTATCGAGCAAATTGAGGATTCTACCATCCCTTATAAGGTGGACCTCGTGGATTTACATCATGCCAAAGAAGCATTAGTCCAACAAGTGAAAGAGGAGGGGATCTTATGGAAAGATTACGCCAACGATTAG
- a CDS encoding HI0074 family nucleotidyltransferase substrate-binding subunit, producing MERLRQRLDAAEKALATFEKLATLENPNDVERDASIQRFEFSFEASWKAAKQYLYDVEGVDVGSPKGVIRSCREVNLLQDDETVLALEMVNDRNLTVHTYNEEVAIKIHTNLKRYYGLLQLWVDRMDNKVME from the coding sequence ATGGAAAGATTACGCCAACGATTAGATGCAGCAGAGAAGGCGTTGGCTACCTTTGAGAAGCTAGCGACTCTTGAAAATCCAAATGATGTGGAACGAGACGCGTCAATTCAAAGGTTTGAATTCTCTTTTGAGGCCAGTTGGAAAGCGGCGAAGCAATATTTATATGATGTAGAAGGGGTTGATGTCGGCTCTCCGAAGGGTGTCATTCGCAGTTGTCGGGAGGTCAACTTGTTGCAGGATGACGAGACCGTCCTGGCTTTGGAAATGGTAAATGATCGAAATTTGACTGTTCATACTTATAACGAAGAAGTGGCCATTAAAATTCATACGAATTTGAAACGGTATTATGGCCTTCTCCAGCTATGGGTTGATCGGATGGATAATAAAGTGATGGAGTAA
- a CDS encoding copper resistance CopC family protein, whose amino-acid sequence MKKTIFLALLLYFIYSPLTNAHSVLEASNPQEGEVIYEPLTKVELDFNTKVENGSNITLTNELGAQMKPDRLQIEESKMIGTFNQPLLNGSYSVDIEIIGADGHLVKESYSFKVRAENTPSNEKEDNEAKKNDQHVDAKQSDEEDNTATINDDKEKNTTALSLPLSNITFWLVVILGLFAVYLFYRIIQKKS is encoded by the coding sequence ATGAAAAAAACAATATTTTTAGCCCTTCTACTATATTTTATATACAGTCCACTTACTAATGCTCATTCTGTTTTAGAAGCATCTAACCCTCAGGAAGGTGAAGTAATATACGAACCATTGACAAAGGTTGAGTTAGATTTTAATACAAAAGTAGAAAATGGAAGTAATATCACCCTAACTAATGAACTGGGGGCTCAAATGAAACCTGACCGCCTTCAAATAGAGGAGAGTAAAATGATTGGTACCTTTAACCAACCGTTGTTAAATGGTTCTTACTCAGTCGACATTGAAATTATTGGTGCTGACGGGCATCTAGTCAAAGAAAGCTACTCTTTTAAAGTAAGGGCAGAGAATACCCCGTCTAATGAAAAAGAAGATAATGAAGCCAAAAAAAATGATCAGCATGTTGATGCCAAACAATCAGATGAAGAAGATAATACTGCAACCATTAACGATGATAAAGAAAAGAATACAACTGCGCTATCTTTACCTCTTTCTAATATCACCTTTTGGCTTGTTGTTATATTAGGACTGTTTGCTGTATATCTTTTTTACAGGATTATTCAAAAAAAATCATAG